TCTGTCAGCGTGGGATCGACCCTGCGGTACTGGGACCTGGGCAGGGCCATGTTGGTAAGCTCGTGCTCCTCGGCAAAGCGAATCCTGTCGTTGTTGTTGCGGACCCGCATCAGTTTGGAGATGCGCTTGCCGATGAGGTAAATCATCTCGCAGATGCACATCAAGATGCACAGCGCGCTGGAAACAACCATGAACACCATGAAGATCTTTTTCTCGGTGGGGCGACTGATGAAGCAGTCCACGGTGTTGGGGCACGGATCCAGCGAGCACTTGGATAACCTAAGAAGAAAAGGGGTCGAGAAGGGTTGAGAAGGGTCGAGAAGAGTTGAGATTAAACGGACAATCGGACAGGCTGAACGCTCCGATGTCCATGCAACAGATGATTATCATGCTTTCATCTGATAAGTAAAAGGTACGTTACCTGGGCAAGTCATATCCATGGTATATCCGATACAGAATGTACAGAAACGCAGTGTCGAATCCAGCCTTGAAGACCAAACTCAGCAGGTAGGTCCACCACAGCCCCCCCCTCTTCTTGCCCGGGTTGGCGTACAGGTGAGAGCCGTGGTGCAGCTCCTCGTATTTCTTGTCCTTTCCTTCGCGGAATTTAACATGAGCCATCACCATCATGGAGGGGCACGTGACAAAAATCAGCTGCAGCGCCCACAGACGGATATGGGAGATGGGGAAGATGTGGTCATAGCAGATGTTGGTACAGCCGGGCTGGAAACAGAGTAAAAGATGTGGGTTTAATTTGTAAACACGTGTTGCAAATGCTTTTCTGTCATTACTAAAATGTCTCAGGTGGGTAAAACAAGTAAAAGTGTAGGTAGTTGCCTTTGTGCcagagatctttttttaaacacaacaataaaaacaacaaggtGGCACTATTTTTGGGATACAATTGGGATTACAGACTAAAGGATGGCTATATCGATGAAAAGGTTTTGCTGTAATGAATGATGCTGATCGGCTACCAGTTACCTCGTGTCGTATATGCTAAATATTGAGCGAGTGAACCTCCTAATTTGACGAGGGAGGATCTTCTAGTCACGGGTGTATGCTTATGAGTGTGACACAGTCCCAAGAAGCCAGTACATTTCTTTGGTAAGGCTGCCCCCACTTAAAGGGCAACTTGGTGTTACACTTTCACAAAGTTCGTTGGACTCACTAGAGAccaattaaaaacaagaaaggTAAAAAATGATGCAACAAAGCCAGATATGcccttaattttttttttagtggcaactatatttcccataatgcaacccAATACtgtcttttgttaaaaaaaaaaaaaaaactctgtatTTTATGTATGAATATAGTGTCGGAATTCGAAGAAAACATCTTACCTGCCGAGTATTGCACACAAAGTCTTTGCTCTCGTCCCCCCAAACCCTCTGCGCCGCCACCACAAACACCAGGACGCGGAACACAAACACCATGGACAGCCAGATCCTCCCGAACGCAGTGGAGTATTTATTGACTCCACTCAACAAACTCTCCAGTCCTGACCAGTTCATCACTGCTGCTGCACTGTTGGGCGAGAGACACACATGTTCACTCTttcacagagaggaggagagaagacaaaggGTGTGTGTAACTGAACTACAGGTGTGATTGATTTAGATATTGATGAATATCTCTACAACAGTAACATCA
The genomic region above belongs to Cyclopterus lumpus isolate fCycLum1 chromosome 22, fCycLum1.pri, whole genome shotgun sequence and contains:
- the LOC117751311 gene encoding gap junction beta-4 protein-like, with protein sequence MNWSGLESLLSGVNKYSTAFGRIWLSMVFVFRVLVFVVAAQRVWGDESKDFVCNTRQPGCTNICYDHIFPISHIRLWALQLIFVTCPSMMVMAHVKFREGKDKKYEELHHGSHLYANPGKKRGGLWWTYLLSLVFKAGFDTAFLYILYRIYHGYDLPRLSKCSLDPCPNTVDCFISRPTEKKIFMVFMVVSSALCILMCICEMIYLIGKRISKLMRVRNNNDRIRFAEEHELTNMALPRSQYRRVDPTLTESQRSLNKIDKVREGGISTTL